From Pseudoalteromonas sp. R3, one genomic window encodes:
- a CDS encoding S8 family serine peptidase, translating to MNKTFRLTSLALALSALSSTAVNAQETKQYILKQSDLAIFAPQTSRFSRAAIAQDFAAEPAAEVLSNDDNGTVVTMELTAEQVAKLKASGQYAYIEEDYEYVPFSSTNSAEVSPYGLAEVQAPLLQDTNADLFKVCVIDSGYDLGHPDLPQNATGFTDLPGGLTWYQDGSGHGTHVAGTIVALKNGQGVVGVLPNDKIGVHNVRVFDNDGKQGLTSRIARAVDNCVENGAKVINMSLGGGNPSQYFRDRLQAAYDKGVLLIAAAGNGGDATLSYPASYDTVVSVANIDENRVKNSSSQYNAQVEIAAPGTNILSTVPRGTGVAAGVTANGVFVKGGGMTNSVEGKVSAELVDCGQGLSTCAATQSVCLIERGGASFKDKAANCQAGGGVAAIVYNNAPGSFGGTLGDGVHGVTIPVISLSQEDGTALLSSVGSTVEVQLEAILDYDEKSGTSMASPHVAGVAALVWSQHPSCSNVDIRNALNATAIDLGSAGRDHEYGHGLVQAKAASDYIAANGCSGAQDNQLPVASFTASCTDLACGFNASASRDPDGQVVAYDWNIDGVATTGVNVTHAFANAGSYQVSLTVTDDAGATHTVTQSVSVTDGNNNTGCTGLETWSASKIYRSGNEVAYNGRKYHSNWWHRGKNPAQNSNVGNAWKVWTDLGACN from the coding sequence ATGAACAAGACATTCAGACTCACCTCGTTAGCCCTTGCCTTATCGGCCCTGTCGTCAACCGCCGTCAACGCACAGGAAACCAAGCAGTACATTCTAAAACAAAGTGATTTAGCCATTTTTGCACCGCAAACAAGCCGTTTTTCCCGCGCAGCTATTGCACAAGACTTTGCCGCTGAGCCTGCCGCAGAAGTACTGTCAAACGACGATAATGGCACAGTAGTCACCATGGAACTGACTGCTGAGCAGGTTGCGAAACTGAAAGCATCTGGCCAGTATGCCTACATTGAAGAAGATTATGAGTACGTGCCTTTCTCATCGACTAACAGCGCGGAAGTCTCACCGTATGGCCTTGCTGAAGTTCAGGCACCGCTCCTGCAAGACACCAACGCTGATCTGTTTAAGGTTTGTGTCATTGATTCAGGCTATGATCTGGGCCACCCGGACTTGCCACAAAACGCCACCGGCTTTACCGATCTGCCGGGCGGTCTGACCTGGTATCAGGATGGCTCCGGTCATGGTACCCACGTTGCAGGAACCATCGTTGCGCTGAAAAACGGCCAGGGTGTAGTGGGTGTGCTGCCCAATGATAAAATTGGCGTACATAACGTGCGCGTATTCGACAATGACGGCAAACAAGGTTTAACCTCGCGTATTGCCCGCGCCGTTGATAACTGTGTTGAAAATGGCGCTAAAGTTATCAACATGAGTTTGGGTGGCGGCAACCCCAGCCAATACTTCAGAGATCGTCTGCAAGCGGCCTATGATAAAGGCGTCTTGCTGATCGCGGCTGCCGGTAACGGCGGCGACGCGACCCTCAGCTACCCTGCCAGCTATGACACTGTGGTATCGGTGGCCAATATTGACGAAAACCGCGTTAAGAACAGCTCTTCGCAGTATAACGCGCAGGTTGAAATTGCTGCGCCAGGTACAAACATCCTGTCGACAGTACCCCGGGGAACAGGGGTTGCAGCTGGCGTGACCGCCAACGGCGTGTTTGTGAAAGGCGGTGGCATGACCAACTCGGTAGAAGGTAAGGTCAGTGCCGAACTCGTCGATTGTGGCCAGGGCCTGAGCACCTGTGCGGCCACGCAAAGTGTGTGTTTAATTGAACGTGGCGGTGCATCCTTTAAAGACAAGGCGGCAAACTGTCAGGCCGGTGGTGGTGTGGCAGCCATAGTCTATAACAATGCCCCGGGTTCCTTTGGTGGTACACTGGGTGACGGGGTACATGGCGTGACCATTCCGGTGATTTCTCTGTCGCAGGAAGACGGCACAGCCCTTCTGTCATCTGTGGGCAGCACGGTCGAAGTGCAGCTTGAAGCTATTCTGGACTACGATGAAAAGTCGGGTACGTCTATGGCCAGCCCGCATGTAGCCGGTGTTGCTGCTCTGGTTTGGAGCCAACACCCCAGCTGTAGCAATGTCGATATCCGTAATGCCCTGAATGCCACCGCCATCGACTTAGGCTCGGCAGGTCGCGACCATGAATACGGTCATGGCTTAGTGCAGGCTAAGGCTGCGTCTGATTATATTGCGGCCAATGGCTGTAGCGGCGCGCAGGACAACCAGCTTCCGGTTGCCAGCTTTACCGCCAGCTGCACCGACCTTGCCTGTGGGTTTAACGCCAGTGCCAGCCGCGATCCGGATGGACAGGTTGTTGCTTATGACTGGAATATTGACGGCGTCGCAACCACAGGTGTAAACGTGACCCATGCTTTTGCCAATGCGGGTAGCTATCAGGTGTCACTGACGGTAACAGACGATGCAGGTGCTACGCACACAGTCACTCAGTCAGTCTCTGTCACAGATGGCAATAACAATACTGGCTGTACCGGTCTGGAAACCTGGTCTGCCAGCAAGATTTACCGTTCAGGTAATGAAGTTGCCTACAATGGTCGCAAATATCACAGCAACTGGTGGCACCGTGGCAAAAACCCGGCACAAAACTCCAACGTGGGTAATGCCTGGAAAGTCTGGACAGACTTAGGTGCCTGTAACTAA
- a CDS encoding helix-turn-helix domain-containing protein, translated as MAENNALRTEENDINLGGCPMTSVMNVIGGKWKVIILFHLRDNTLRFGELKKRIPKITQKMLTQQLRELEADGLVSREVYAEVPPRVEYTSTGLSDELRPILDMLCEWGQRQQDLAHKKGDT; from the coding sequence ATGGCGGAAAACAACGCGTTACGTACAGAAGAAAATGACATTAATTTAGGTGGCTGTCCGATGACGTCGGTCATGAATGTGATCGGCGGCAAGTGGAAGGTGATCATTCTGTTTCACCTGCGCGATAATACACTGCGTTTTGGTGAGCTGAAAAAGCGCATTCCAAAGATCACACAAAAGATGCTGACCCAGCAGTTGCGAGAGCTTGAAGCCGACGGATTGGTCTCTCGTGAGGTGTATGCCGAGGTGCCGCCCAGGGTGGAATACACCAGTACAGGGTTGTCAGATGAGCTTAGGCCAATTCTGGATATGCTGTGCGAATGGGGCCAGCGGCAACAAGATTTGGCTCATAAAAAAGGCGATACCTAA
- a CDS encoding MBL fold metallo-hydrolase → MTTSKYAFFGALAMLSTTTALAGDFIYKPASATEIAAHHQKVAGSHRERFVKPYEVQRLSQNVYWISVANYNVTAVVGQRSVLLIDAPHGTGKQLLAAIKSFTNKPLHGIVYSHAHADHVGDSRLIQKALADTPIEIYATAEVRDALHSHNVTAPAPITQVIGDTFDFEGHTFKTFSNFNGHTQDNTALLIQDQGRTIIHAIDLVHPDQLEFRSFSNVEDAIAYKNDIDTLMALDWDVMVTGHSNLGYKADVQFVQDYIRDVQTFIHEGLAKAQFAEHFKGESPFSWYAGYTNEIIDFAHAKMAEKYRKGREEEFDIVVKSHVRVMFWAMFARAL, encoded by the coding sequence ATGACCACATCAAAATATGCTTTCTTCGGCGCACTGGCTATGCTTTCAACCACCACCGCTCTGGCTGGTGACTTTATTTACAAACCCGCCTCTGCCACTGAGATAGCAGCACACCATCAGAAAGTAGCAGGCAGCCACCGCGAGCGTTTTGTGAAACCTTATGAAGTGCAACGCCTGAGTCAGAACGTCTACTGGATATCGGTTGCCAACTACAACGTCACCGCAGTGGTTGGTCAGCGCAGTGTATTGCTGATCGACGCCCCGCATGGCACAGGCAAACAACTGCTGGCAGCCATCAAGTCTTTCACCAACAAACCGCTGCATGGCATTGTCTATTCTCATGCCCATGCTGATCACGTGGGCGACTCACGGCTTATCCAAAAAGCACTGGCCGATACTCCCATTGAGATTTACGCCACCGCAGAGGTGCGCGATGCACTGCACTCGCACAACGTCACGGCGCCCGCGCCGATCACTCAGGTCATTGGTGATACATTTGACTTCGAGGGGCACACATTTAAAACATTTAGCAACTTTAATGGCCATACTCAGGACAACACCGCGTTATTGATTCAAGATCAGGGACGCACCATCATTCACGCCATCGATCTGGTCCATCCGGATCAGCTGGAGTTTCGCAGCTTTTCAAACGTTGAAGACGCCATTGCCTATAAAAACGACATAGATACACTGATGGCACTGGACTGGGACGTGATGGTCACCGGCCACAGTAACCTGGGCTACAAAGCCGATGTACAGTTTGTTCAGGACTATATTCGGGATGTGCAAACCTTTATTCATGAAGGGCTGGCCAAAGCCCAGTTTGCCGAGCACTTTAAGGGCGAATCGCCATTTAGCTGGTACGCTGGCTACACCAATGAGATCATTGACTTTGCTCACGCCAAAATGGCTGAAAAATACCGTAAAGGCAGAGAAGAAGAGTTTGATATTGTGGTTAAATCGCACGTGCGCGTGATGTTTTGGGCGATGTTTGCCCGGGCGCTGTAA
- a CDS encoding MFS transporter has product MKSFPSLYFTNLFLIGGTGLLTTYLALYLGKQGVSTFWIGLLTSCYYLGLLLGSKLGYHLIKSVGHIRTFAASTAAVTACVAAHGVSDNIYLWLALRLFVGLGMMCNYMVLESWLNEQAAPESRGRVFSFYMITSYLGMVAGQYALSHFPELGYAPLFLVCMALSVGIIPISTTRRIHPKPLKPIQVSLFGYIKKIPQSLTAVLFAGIINGSFYGLAPTFAHSSGFNAEEIALFMSITIFAGLLAQWPMGVISDKIRRSILLRSNAVIIGLVSLLLFLLPASQQTAYVLSFIFGLFAFTLYPLSSALANSRVDDEDRVGVSSALLVAFGGGAAIGSAVNAQLMASFGHQALYASITLLTVLMFTLLTYINSRQKAEQPEPSDYVVGTSDVTNSPLAATMDPRIEETTAHEQMLVVDEDEVGDTQPRDYDPLDHEADEVPFEETPPDCPTEGDDGQKEAHPHAAR; this is encoded by the coding sequence ATGAAATCATTCCCGTCGCTCTATTTTACCAATCTGTTTTTGATTGGTGGCACCGGTTTACTGACCACCTATCTGGCTTTGTATCTCGGCAAACAAGGGGTCTCCACCTTCTGGATAGGTTTGCTGACCTCATGCTATTACCTGGGCCTGTTACTGGGCTCTAAACTGGGTTATCACCTGATCAAGTCTGTGGGACATATCCGGACCTTTGCCGCCAGTACCGCTGCGGTCACTGCTTGTGTAGCTGCCCACGGGGTGAGCGATAATATTTATCTGTGGCTGGCACTGCGCTTATTTGTCGGGCTCGGGATGATGTGTAACTACATGGTGCTGGAAAGCTGGCTGAATGAACAGGCTGCTCCTGAATCCCGTGGCCGGGTGTTCTCATTTTATATGATCACCTCTTATCTGGGCATGGTGGCAGGACAATACGCACTGTCGCACTTTCCGGAGCTGGGCTATGCGCCTTTGTTTTTGGTGTGCATGGCACTGTCGGTGGGGATCATCCCCATTTCGACCACCCGCCGGATCCACCCTAAACCGCTCAAACCCATTCAGGTCAGTTTGTTCGGATATATTAAGAAAATCCCTCAGTCACTGACAGCCGTATTGTTTGCCGGGATCATCAATGGCAGCTTTTATGGTCTTGCGCCGACCTTCGCGCACTCATCGGGCTTTAACGCAGAAGAGATAGCCCTGTTTATGTCGATCACCATTTTTGCCGGGCTCCTGGCACAGTGGCCAATGGGGGTGATCTCCGACAAAATTCGCCGCAGTATTCTGCTGCGCAGCAATGCTGTGATCATTGGTTTAGTAAGTCTGTTGTTATTTTTGTTGCCTGCCTCGCAGCAAACTGCCTATGTATTGAGTTTTATCTTTGGTCTGTTTGCATTTACCTTATATCCATTGTCATCTGCGCTGGCAAACTCGCGCGTTGATGACGAAGACAGGGTTGGCGTCTCTTCTGCCCTGCTGGTTGCCTTTGGGGGCGGTGCAGCGATTGGCTCTGCGGTCAATGCCCAGCTAATGGCCTCCTTTGGTCATCAGGCGCTGTATGCCTCGATTACGCTGCTCACTGTGTTGATGTTTACCCTGCTCACTTACATCAACTCACGACAAAAGGCCGAACAGCCTGAGCCCAGCGACTACGTGGTGGGCACGTCCGATGTGACTAACTCGCCGCTGGCCGCGACCATGGATCCGCGGATCGAAGAAACCACAGCCCACGAACAAATGCTGGTTGTGGATGAAGATGAGGTTGGCGACACCCAACCCCGGGATTATGATCCCCTGGACCATGAGGCGGATGAGGTACCCTTCGAAGAAACACCGCCAGATTGCCCAACCGAAGGTGATGATGGCCAAAAAGAAGCGCACCCACACGCCGCCCGATAA
- a CDS encoding NAD(P)H-binding protein produces MSIHKSVFVTGGTGNIGSAIVRELITHGYQVKVLCRNATSADKAVQLGATAVTGSLTEPQSWLSELASCDAFIHTACTFDDKMGEVDATLIQAVANHALTRTTPLILVYTAGCWAYGSHDAVITETTPKHSVADFQWMLDNIAWLSDKENIDLRVVSPVNVVCEEEHYLPPILSWEIERCGHPVLPAEETQTWPLVERTNLAELYRLVLERGKQGEEYIGSAEPSAPLASLLQRLSEQPIVCGQAAQWAQIYGTWTEGYALQQVFSSDKAIRELGWQPRPFLNLG; encoded by the coding sequence ATGAGCATACACAAATCGGTATTTGTGACTGGCGGAACAGGTAATATAGGCAGTGCCATAGTGCGAGAACTGATCACACATGGTTATCAGGTCAAGGTGTTATGCAGAAATGCAACAAGCGCTGATAAAGCCGTGCAACTGGGCGCAACGGCAGTGACGGGGTCACTGACCGAGCCGCAATCCTGGCTCAGCGAGCTTGCGAGCTGTGATGCGTTTATCCATACCGCCTGTACCTTTGATGACAAGATGGGCGAGGTGGATGCGACGTTGATACAGGCTGTGGCTAACCATGCCTTAACACGCACTACGCCACTTATACTTGTATATACCGCTGGATGCTGGGCCTATGGCAGTCATGATGCGGTGATCACTGAAACCACGCCAAAGCACTCAGTGGCCGATTTTCAGTGGATGCTGGATAACATCGCCTGGTTATCGGACAAAGAAAACATCGACTTACGAGTTGTCAGCCCGGTCAATGTGGTGTGCGAGGAAGAGCACTATTTGCCACCCATCCTGAGCTGGGAAATTGAGCGCTGTGGCCACCCCGTGTTGCCAGCAGAAGAAACGCAAACCTGGCCACTGGTTGAGCGCACTAACCTGGCCGAGCTGTATCGTCTGGTACTTGAGCGTGGCAAGCAAGGTGAGGAGTACATAGGATCGGCAGAGCCAAGCGCTCCGCTGGCAAGTTTATTACAGAGACTGTCTGAGCAACCAATTGTGTGCGGACAAGCGGCGCAGTGGGCGCAAATATATGGCACCTGGACAGAAGGCTATGCACTGCAGCAGGTGTTCTCAAGCGACAAAGCCATCCGCGAGTTGGGCTGGCAACCCAGACCCTTTTTAAACCTCGGTTAA
- a CDS encoding nuclear transport factor 2 family protein: protein MLKTLSAALLLLVSTVTFAAGKDAPKIHFDELKKPSWSEQELSNARLVTDFVQNLMNNHNFDYVLKHYNDSAYVQHNRNLPDKIPGLVGFLQAFVEDYPDYSYDVKHIYADGDFVIFHSHATLDKDHRGNDQKGMNIIDTWRIEDGRIVEHWDSIQALDLSMRIYSLFSGGDIQNDNGVF from the coding sequence ATGTTGAAAACCCTAAGTGCAGCATTACTTTTACTGGTCAGTACCGTGACATTTGCCGCAGGCAAAGACGCCCCTAAAATCCACTTTGATGAGTTAAAAAAACCAAGCTGGAGCGAGCAGGAATTAAGCAATGCCCGTCTGGTCACCGACTTTGTACAAAACCTGATGAACAACCACAACTTTGACTATGTGCTAAAACACTACAACGACAGCGCCTATGTGCAGCACAACCGCAACCTGCCGGATAAAATCCCCGGTCTGGTCGGCTTTTTACAAGCGTTTGTAGAGGATTACCCGGACTACAGCTATGACGTAAAACACATCTACGCCGACGGCGACTTCGTGATTTTTCACTCTCATGCCACACTGGATAAAGATCACCGCGGCAATGACCAAAAAGGCATGAACATCATCGACACCTGGCGCATCGAAGACGGCCGCATTGTTGAACACTGGGACTCAATCCAGGCCCTGGACCTGTCAATGCGCATTTACTCACTTTTCAGCGGTGGCGATATTCAAAATGATAATGGCGTGTTTTGA
- the glmS gene encoding glutamine--fructose-6-phosphate transaminase (isomerizing), whose amino-acid sequence MCGIVGAVAERPVNRILIEGLKRLEYRGYDSAGVALSEAGTLNTVKAVGKVANLEAAVAESGVSGHTGIAHTRWATHGGVTEVNAHPHISNNEIALVHNGIIENHESLRAVLKDDGYTFLSDTDTEVMVHLIHQLRQQHDSLLDSVKAAVKQLEGAYGTVVFDKANDNEIIVARSGSPLVIGLGLGENFIASDQLALLAVTRNFIFLEEGDVARITRDTVEIYDINGEPVEREVVESNISQDVSGKGEYRHYMLKEIYEQPMAVRNTLEGRLDGDKVSVDAFGDQANQIFKDVKHVQIIACGTSYHSGMVARYWLEQYAGVSCNVEIASEFRYRESFVHENSLLVTISQSGETADTLAALRLAKEQGYMASMTICNVPGSSLVRESDLAFMTKAGAEIGVASTKAFTTQLVGLLMLTASIAQEKGRDQSTIVNAIKTLPNKLEESLNMAEGIEALAEEFADKHHSLFLGRGSQYPIAMEGALKLKEISYIHAEAYAAGELKHGPLALIDADMPIIVVAPNNELLEKLKSNVEEVRARGGIIYVFADKDSNFASDDTMRVMNVNHVEDIIAPVVYTIPLQLLSYYVAVIKGTDVDQPRNLAKSVTVE is encoded by the coding sequence ATGTGTGGTATAGTTGGTGCGGTAGCAGAACGTCCTGTTAACCGTATTTTGATCGAAGGTTTAAAACGTCTTGAATACCGTGGATACGATTCAGCGGGTGTCGCTTTAAGCGAGGCTGGTACCCTGAATACGGTCAAGGCAGTAGGTAAAGTGGCCAACCTGGAAGCGGCCGTAGCCGAATCTGGTGTCAGCGGACACACAGGTATTGCGCACACTCGCTGGGCTACACATGGTGGTGTAACCGAAGTGAATGCTCACCCACATATTTCAAATAACGAAATCGCGCTGGTTCACAACGGCATCATTGAAAATCACGAATCGCTACGTGCAGTGCTAAAAGACGATGGCTATACCTTTTTGTCTGACACAGACACCGAAGTCATGGTGCACCTGATCCACCAACTACGTCAGCAGCATGACTCTCTGCTGGACTCGGTTAAAGCCGCAGTTAAACAGCTCGAAGGCGCCTACGGCACGGTGGTATTCGACAAAGCCAACGACAACGAAATCATCGTAGCACGTTCAGGCAGCCCGCTGGTTATCGGCTTAGGTCTGGGCGAAAACTTCATCGCGTCTGATCAGCTGGCGCTGCTTGCGGTAACACGTAACTTTATCTTCTTAGAAGAAGGCGATGTAGCACGCATCACCCGCGATACGGTTGAAATTTACGACATCAACGGCGAGCCGGTTGAGCGTGAAGTGGTTGAATCCAACATTTCTCAGGATGTCTCGGGCAAAGGCGAATACCGCCACTACATGCTTAAAGAAATCTACGAGCAGCCAATGGCCGTGCGTAACACACTGGAAGGGCGTTTAGACGGTGACAAAGTGTCGGTAGATGCATTTGGCGATCAGGCTAACCAGATCTTCAAAGACGTTAAACACGTGCAGATCATTGCCTGTGGTACCTCTTACCACTCAGGCATGGTGGCGCGTTACTGGCTTGAGCAATACGCTGGCGTAAGCTGTAATGTCGAGATCGCCTCTGAATTCCGTTATCGTGAGTCGTTCGTACACGAAAACAGCTTACTTGTAACCATTTCTCAGTCTGGTGAAACCGCCGATACACTGGCGGCACTGCGTCTGGCTAAAGAGCAGGGTTACATGGCCTCTATGACCATTTGTAACGTGCCGGGCTCATCTCTGGTACGCGAATCTGACCTGGCCTTTATGACCAAAGCCGGTGCCGAAATTGGGGTTGCCTCAACGAAAGCGTTTACTACGCAATTAGTCGGCTTATTGATGCTGACTGCGTCAATTGCACAGGAAAAAGGCCGCGACCAGAGCACAATTGTTAACGCCATCAAGACCCTGCCAAACAAACTGGAAGAGTCACTGAACATGGCCGAAGGCATCGAAGCGCTGGCAGAAGAATTCGCCGACAAGCACCACTCATTGTTCCTGGGCCGTGGTTCACAGTACCCAATTGCAATGGAAGGCGCACTGAAGCTTAAAGAAATCTCGTACATTCACGCCGAAGCCTACGCCGCAGGCGAGCTAAAGCACGGCCCACTGGCCCTGATCGACGCCGACATGCCAATCATCGTCGTAGCGCCAAACAACGAGCTGCTTGAAAAGCTGAAGTCAAATGTTGAAGAAGTCCGCGCCCGCGGCGGCATCATCTATGTCTTCGCAGACAAAGACTCCAACTTCGCATCAGACGACACCATGCGCGTAATGAACGTGAATCACGTAGAAGATATCATCGCACCCGTTGTCTATACAATCCCGCTACAGCTACTGTCGTACTACGTTGCCGTAATCAAAGGCACCGACGTCGACCAGCCACGTAACCTGGCCAAGTCAGTGACGGTAGAGTAA
- a CDS encoding DeoR family transcriptional regulator yields MTKRNTQQRRHTILAMVNEQGEVSVEALASEFATSEVTIRKDLTALEKSGLLLRRYGGAVALPQEIVAKGDDVRDTLRKVAIAKAAAALIKDHHRIIIDSGRTTAAMIPELAQKRGLVVMTNAINIANRLLALENEPTLLMTGGTWDPHSESFQGQVAEQVLRSYDFDTLFIGADGIDVARGTTTFNELVGLSQVMAEAARDVVVLVESEKIGRRIPNLELPWDQVTTLITDNNLAADLRQAIEARGVQLICAEVE; encoded by the coding sequence ATGACAAAACGCAATACACAGCAACGCAGACATACAATTCTTGCCATGGTAAACGAGCAAGGCGAAGTGAGTGTGGAAGCCTTAGCCAGTGAATTTGCCACATCAGAAGTTACGATTCGAAAGGATTTAACCGCATTGGAAAAAAGCGGCCTGTTATTACGCCGCTATGGTGGCGCTGTGGCACTGCCGCAAGAAATTGTTGCCAAAGGCGACGACGTACGCGATACGCTACGCAAAGTGGCCATTGCCAAAGCCGCCGCCGCGCTGATAAAAGATCACCATCGCATTATCATCGACAGCGGCCGTACTACCGCTGCCATGATCCCAGAGCTGGCGCAAAAGCGCGGACTGGTGGTGATGACCAATGCCATTAATATTGCCAACCGCTTGTTGGCACTGGAAAACGAGCCGACCTTATTGATGACCGGTGGCACCTGGGACCCGCATTCGGAGTCGTTTCAGGGGCAGGTTGCCGAGCAGGTTTTACGCTCTTACGATTTTGATACCTTGTTCATCGGTGCCGACGGCATTGATGTGGCAAGGGGCACCACCACGTTTAATGAGCTGGTGGGGTTAAGCCAGGTCATGGCCGAAGCGGCTCGTGACGTGGTTGTACTGGTCGAATCTGAAAAGATCGGCCGCAGAATACCGAATTTAGAATTGCCCTGGGATCAGGTCACGACCTTGATCACCGACAACAACCTGGCCGCAGACTTGCGCCAGGCGATCGAGGCCCGTGGCGTGCAGCTGATCTGTGCAGAGGTAGAGTGA
- a CDS encoding LytTR family DNA-binding domain-containing protein, which yields MSARIRQEWLLSLCGWTLVIAFLTLIDLLHDWSVPEEERLNNPLWWAVQEWGLWYLLSPVIFRALSRLEPAPKVKVTHYLTLMSGTYCCTMLLQALFDLVALDDPIAYTLYYFAPAHLLVLFVITILWHTQLRVIAKPDQDHPVLWADQGKDKAPVPFDDITHVTAASNYMEIHTSTRQYLKRGTLKELMAQLPSQFIRTHRSHVVNLYAIDRIQNKPSGSAIIQLKSGAQIALSKGYKQEVKTQLAQSV from the coding sequence GTGTCAGCTCGGATCAGACAAGAATGGCTGCTGTCGTTGTGCGGGTGGACGCTGGTGATCGCCTTCCTGACCCTTATAGATCTATTGCATGACTGGTCGGTCCCAGAAGAAGAGCGCCTGAATAATCCACTTTGGTGGGCGGTGCAGGAATGGGGCTTGTGGTATTTGCTATCCCCTGTGATTTTCCGTGCCCTTTCTCGGCTTGAACCCGCGCCTAAGGTGAAAGTGACCCATTACCTCACGCTCATGAGTGGTACCTATTGCTGTACCATGCTGTTACAGGCGCTGTTCGACCTGGTAGCACTGGACGACCCTATTGCTTATACCTTGTATTATTTTGCGCCGGCACACCTGCTGGTGCTGTTTGTGATCACCATTTTATGGCATACCCAGTTACGCGTCATTGCCAAGCCAGATCAGGATCATCCGGTGCTTTGGGCTGATCAGGGAAAAGACAAAGCCCCAGTGCCCTTTGATGACATTACTCATGTTACTGCCGCCAGCAATTATATGGAGATCCATACCAGTACCCGGCAATACCTTAAGCGCGGCACCTTAAAAGAGCTGATGGCTCAACTACCGTCTCAGTTTATCCGCACTCATCGTTCTCATGTAGTTAACTTGTATGCCATAGACAGGATCCAGAATAAACCTTCCGGTAGTGCCATTATTCAGCTGAAAAGCGGCGCTCAGATTGCCTTGAGCAAGGGCTATAAACAGGAAGTGAAAACCCAGCTGGCGCAAAGTGTCTAA
- a CDS encoding retropepsin-like aspartic protease, with protein sequence MMIRLIYFFITVIVSGFAQAGVTPWIPFELENGHIKVPATVAGLDSMAILDTGAQGNAINQNFIDHHKLPLAHNGNIHIKGMHNTERKKLYAKVDVNLFGIETKLSQLAGINLGDPRNSLLIGSGFFSQFVIQIDYPNSRMRMVTRDVIDVAKHENIKTQRHKASGLPIVQVEMAGKKVWLLLDTGSNGGVLIGRRLAKGLDLISPNDTQVTSQGVNALSEMRTTQLEELTFGPFVLSNVRLTYPEKGHKLSQFQQYSHASSAIKGKKVKGVVGFDVLKHFLVTLDYARGHMHLSVPEKL encoded by the coding sequence ATGATGATAAGACTGATCTATTTTTTTATTACTGTGATTGTATCTGGCTTTGCCCAAGCCGGCGTCACCCCGTGGATCCCATTTGAACTGGAAAATGGCCATATCAAAGTTCCGGCGACTGTGGCCGGATTAGACAGCATGGCGATCCTGGATACCGGCGCTCAGGGTAACGCCATTAATCAGAACTTCATAGACCACCATAAACTCCCCCTCGCCCACAATGGCAATATCCATATTAAAGGTATGCATAATACCGAGCGAAAAAAGCTCTATGCTAAAGTCGACGTAAATCTGTTTGGCATTGAAACCAAACTAAGCCAATTGGCAGGAATAAACTTGGGCGATCCACGCAACAGCCTGCTAATTGGTTCGGGGTTTTTTAGTCAATTTGTTATTCAAATTGACTATCCAAATAGCCGTATGCGCATGGTAACCCGTGATGTGATCGATGTGGCAAAACATGAAAACATTAAAACCCAGAGACACAAAGCTTCTGGATTGCCCATCGTTCAGGTTGAAATGGCAGGCAAAAAAGTCTGGCTGTTACTCGACACAGGCAGCAATGGTGGTGTGTTAATTGGCCGCCGCCTGGCTAAAGGACTGGATTTGATAAGCCCAAATGACACACAAGTTACATCACAAGGCGTCAATGCATTGAGTGAGATGCGCACCACTCAGTTAGAAGAGCTCACATTCGGCCCATTTGTGTTGTCGAATGTACGACTCACTTACCCTGAAAAAGGGCATAAACTCTCTCAATTTCAACAATACTCCCACGCATCCAGTGCAATAAAAGGAAAGAAAGTCAAAGGAGTCGTTGGGTTTGATGTGCTAAAACACTTTCTGGTCACACTAGACTATGCTCGCGGCCATATGCACCTCAGCGTCCCCGAGAAGTTATAA